The following coding sequences are from one Peromyscus eremicus chromosome X, PerEre_H2_v1, whole genome shotgun sequence window:
- the LOC131899053 gene encoding vigilin-like produces the protein MTSKRQYILYPSRSLQRENHATNLNSRGRVNFTSSSYNSENNIIIRKPENRELTHNWILSMHKNIAKVSEVEISVPPSLHKSLSDSKESLINSIMEECGKVYIHFPSSKLGLQKVIIRGPAKNVERTRKKLLQLAEEEQAKSYSVAVPVKSKYHHFLMSENGGNLHKICEKTGARIIFPTFKNKDQESVTIIGTEEAVKDVQKEVEVLLKDLENVVEDSILINPKFHNYFIMQRGQLLREIIKEYGGVFITFSYAGKQSTKVTIKGAKACVEAAKKHIQEIFEPLRSEVTTRCVIPPKLHPFIMGPICSRIQQIARDCKVQIKFPDSERPNTHLEVQENGKEEEENITKVSASTSPNKSDTMSLSEKAANSMAATQAVTAKVQVPFHLHPYIIGHKGSGLRRLTKEFEVHVQVSQPGGNFHIISIMGLEANVEQAKMKLQKQVKALQMEIENRTLRNFRQTFSLDPKYHSKIFGNKGILISQICTEYNVTVHFSNKIRNPMQDQITISGSKDNILRARDAIMKLLRKIEKPVSKEIPLNHQVCSNIIGFGGQSIHRIMEKFQVDIRVPSKGICTNSSIIVSGSSCNVQDAIDYILALEKHFLSVGKNEPPLEHVKRGGSGSIAAKTPKSFRKRNVLHHAKSIPHPSHVDNSEDFPKLKHQVSPKPHPWRP, from the coding sequence ATGACTTCCAAAAGACAATACATTCTGTATCCAAGTAGGTCTTTGCAAAGGGAAAACCATGCTACCAATCTAAATTCAAGAGGAAGGGTTAACTTTACATCATCAAGTTACAACTCAGAGAATAATATCATTATTAGAAAGCCAGAAAACCGTGAACTAACTCATAACTGGATTCTCTCGATGCATAAAAACATAGCCAAAGTTTCTGAAGTGGAAATTTCTGTTCCTCCTAGTCTACACAAATCCCTATCTGATTCTAAAGAGTCTTTGATTAATTCAATCATGGAAGAATGTGGCAaagtctatattcattttccaaGTAGCAAATTGGGCCTTCAAAAAGTCATTATTAGAGGCCCTGCAAAAAATGTTGAAAGAACTAGGAAGAAACTTCTACAACTTGCAGAAGAAGAGCAAGCCAAGAGTTACTCCGTGGCTGTCCCTGTAAAGTCAAAATATCACCATTTTCTTATGAGTGAAAATGGTGGAAATCTTCATAAAATCTGTGAAAAGACAGGGGCACGCATCATTTTCCCTACCTTTAAGAACAAGGATCAAGAATCAGTAACCATCATAGGGACAGAAGAGGCTGTTAAAGATGTGCAAAAAGAGGTAGAGGTTTTACTGAAAGATCTGGAGAATGTGGTGGAGGATAGCATACTGATAAATCCCAAATTCCACAATTACTTTATCATGCAAAGGGGGCAGCTTTTACGAGAAATAATTAAGGAATATGGTGGTGTGTTTATTACCTTTTCATATGCAGGAAAACAGAGTACAAAAGTCACAATAAAAGGAGCAAAAGCTTGTGTTGAAGCAGCAAAGAAACATATTCAGGAAATATTTGAGCCCTTGCGTTCCGAAGTCACAACACGGTGTGTTATTCCCCCAAAATTGCATCCTTTTATCATGGGACCAATATGCTCTAGAATTCAACAAATTGCAAGAGATTGTAAGGTTCAAATCAAatttccagactcagaaagaccaaACACACATCTAGAAGTTCAGGAAaatgggaaagaagaagaagaaaatatcacTAAAGTATCTGCTTCGACTTCTCCAAACAAAAGTGACACCATGTCTCTTTCGGAAAAAGCAGCAAATAGCATGGCAGCCACCCAAGCTGTCACAGCTAAAGTCCAAGTACCTTTTCACCTACATCCGTATATCATTGGGCACAAAGGAAGTGGGTTACGCAGGCTAACAAAGGAATTTGAAGTTCATGTTCAGGTATCACAACCCGGAGGAAATTTTCATATCATATCCATTATGGGCCTTGAAGCAAATGTAGAACAAGCCAAGATGAAATTGCAAAAACAAGTAAAAGCTTtacaaatggaaatagaaaaccgGACATTAAGAAATTTTAGGCAAACATTCAGTTTAGATCCCAAATATCATTCCAAGATCTTTGGTAATAAAGGTATACTTATTTCCCAGATTTGCACAGAATATAATGTCACTgttcatttttcaaataaaataagaaatccaATGCAAGATCAAATTACCATTTCGGGTTCTAAAGACAACATCCTAAGAGCTCGAGATGCAATAATGAAACTGCTCCGTAAGATTGAAAAACCAGTTTCCAAAGAAATCCCACTGAACCATCAGGTTTGTTCCAATATTATTGGATTTGGTGGACAATCCATCCATAGAATCATGGAAAAATTCCAAGTAGACATCCGTGTACCTTCAAAAGGAATCTGTACTAATTCTAGCATCATTGTGAGTGGATCATCCTGTAATGTACAAGATGCAATTGACTATATCTTGGCTCTTGAGAAACATTTCCTATCTGTTGGAAAGAATGAACCTCCACTGGAGCATGTTAAGCGTGGTGGTTCTGGCTCCATAGCTGCAAAAACACCTAAGAGTTTtaggaaaagaaatgttcttcatcATGCAAAATCCATCCCACATCCTTCACATGTGGACAATTCTGAAGATTTTCCCAAACTGAAACATCAAGTGTCTCCTAAACCTCACCCTTGGAGACCATAA